One genomic region from Halococcus qingdaonensis encodes:
- a CDS encoding LVIVD repeat-containing protein, translating into MAGTTRRAVLKALGVVGIGSGAAYGALQMEPSESAVNGSNETRTTTTAGRTRTNAATTPTPSTWRLGATGQSQLSSSVGGFAEGSVRPDGRYAAVGTRFSGTGSYLVDLEDPSAPELVHHFPADDGVRCLDVKFGPKKGLYCRSNHPAGDSGVQIVDYGFAEGTPESPQVIGELNASGTHNLFVRSNESVVYAVNYGDDPDIGGIDVWDVSDPRSPQQHGTAGPPGLAHDVVYDAKRELLHCAYMGEMADGYVLLDASDPLKPNQAGHFDYDKHPSYANSEVGEEAFGNCHYALPDPRRDLVVVGDERSYGTPGGKHVFDIGWRDGSIENPIPIGFTVSPNAEHMESGDDGTDDQTERFDWTGHQFDIVPRGDATLVVSGDWHEGTVLYDITDPTDPHPIDSHRTDAPAVPNPAEDLQVFGDPPMAYSATYNEERGFALTSDLFTGIYTYKIDGVADTETAASTTESD; encoded by the coding sequence ATGGCAGGGACGACTCGTCGAGCGGTGCTCAAGGCTCTCGGGGTGGTCGGTATCGGTTCCGGTGCGGCATACGGTGCGCTCCAGATGGAACCGAGCGAGAGCGCCGTCAACGGCTCGAACGAAACCCGAACGACCACGACCGCCGGGCGAACACGGACGAACGCAGCCACGACGCCGACGCCGTCGACCTGGCGACTCGGAGCGACGGGCCAGTCACAGCTCTCCTCGTCGGTCGGCGGGTTCGCCGAAGGCTCCGTCCGTCCCGACGGGCGCTACGCGGCCGTCGGGACCCGGTTTTCGGGCACCGGAAGCTATCTCGTCGATCTGGAGGACCCGAGCGCGCCCGAGCTCGTTCATCACTTCCCGGCCGACGACGGCGTGCGCTGTCTCGACGTCAAGTTCGGACCCAAGAAGGGGCTGTACTGTCGGAGCAACCACCCGGCCGGCGACTCCGGCGTCCAGATCGTCGACTACGGATTTGCCGAGGGAACGCCGGAATCGCCACAGGTCATCGGCGAACTCAACGCCAGCGGGACGCACAACCTGTTCGTTCGCTCGAACGAATCGGTCGTCTACGCGGTCAACTACGGCGACGATCCGGACATCGGCGGCATCGACGTCTGGGACGTCTCCGATCCACGCTCGCCACAACAGCACGGCACCGCCGGCCCGCCCGGCTTGGCACACGACGTCGTCTACGACGCGAAACGCGAACTGCTCCACTGTGCGTACATGGGTGAGATGGCCGACGGCTACGTGCTGCTCGACGCGAGCGACCCGTTGAAGCCGAACCAGGCGGGCCACTTCGACTACGACAAGCATCCCTCCTACGCCAACAGCGAGGTCGGCGAGGAGGCGTTCGGGAACTGCCACTACGCACTGCCCGACCCGCGCCGCGACCTCGTGGTCGTCGGCGACGAGCGCTCCTACGGGACGCCGGGCGGCAAACACGTCTTCGACATCGGCTGGCGCGACGGCTCGATCGAGAACCCGATCCCCATCGGGTTCACCGTCTCGCCGAACGCCGAGCACATGGAATCGGGCGACGACGGGACGGACGATCAGACCGAGCGCTTCGACTGGACCGGCCACCAGTTCGACATCGTTCCCCGGGGGGACGCCACCCTAGTGGTGAGCGGCGACTGGCACGAGGGCACGGTGCTCTACGACATCACCGACCCGACTGACCCGCACCCGATCGACAGTCACCGCACCGACGCGCCCGCGGTGCCGAATCCGGCAGAGGATCTCCAGGTGTTCGGCGACCCGCCGATGGCCTACAGCGCTACGTACAACGAAGAGCGCGGGTTCGCGCTGACGAGCGATCTCTTCACCGGGATCTACACCTACAAGATCGACGGCGTCGCCGATACCGAGACGGCGGCGAGCACGACCGAGAGCGACTGA
- a CDS encoding NAD(P)/FAD-dependent oxidoreductase, producing the protein MNEDAEPVHRRLVITGSGIAGLTAAIYAARANNDPLVLEGDEPGGQLTLTTDVANYPGFPEGIGGTELINEMKEQAKRFGTEIEHGVVESIDDAERPYELTLASGERYTADAVIVASGASARTLSVPGEDKLMGYGVSTCATCDGAFFRGEEMLVVGGGDAAMEEATFLTKFASKVHLVHRREEFRAEDYWIERLEEHVEEGDIEVMRNTELAEIRGSPEEGVEDISLLTNPEGHPSENRDDPRTEEFDFDVGAVFLAIGHTPNTDYLRETGVEMDDAGYLTTAGGTGGGQTHTDVPGIFGAGDVVDHHYQQAVTAAGMGSKAALDADTYLETHTDEAQTAPLAESDD; encoded by the coding sequence ATGAACGAGGACGCGGAGCCGGTCCATCGTCGGCTCGTCATCACGGGGTCGGGCATCGCAGGACTGACGGCGGCCATCTATGCTGCGCGCGCGAACAACGACCCGCTGGTGCTGGAGGGTGACGAGCCGGGCGGCCAGCTCACGCTCACGACCGACGTCGCCAACTATCCTGGATTCCCCGAGGGGATCGGCGGGACGGAACTCATCAACGAGATGAAGGAGCAGGCGAAGCGCTTCGGCACGGAGATCGAGCACGGCGTCGTCGAATCCATCGACGATGCCGAACGCCCGTACGAGCTCACACTCGCGAGCGGCGAACGCTACACGGCCGACGCCGTCATCGTCGCCAGCGGCGCGAGCGCGCGCACGCTCAGCGTCCCCGGCGAGGACAAGCTCATGGGATACGGCGTCTCGACGTGTGCCACGTGTGACGGAGCCTTCTTCCGCGGCGAGGAGATGCTCGTCGTCGGCGGCGGCGACGCCGCGATGGAAGAGGCGACCTTCCTGACGAAGTTCGCCTCGAAAGTCCATCTCGTCCACCGCCGCGAGGAGTTCCGTGCCGAGGACTACTGGATCGAGCGCCTCGAAGAACACGTCGAAGAGGGCGATATCGAGGTGATGCGGAACACCGAACTCGCCGAGATCCGCGGCTCGCCCGAGGAGGGCGTCGAGGACATCTCGCTGCTCACCAATCCCGAGGGCCATCCGAGCGAGAACCGCGACGATCCCCGGACCGAGGAGTTCGATTTCGACGTCGGGGCCGTCTTCCTCGCCATCGGTCACACGCCGAACACCGATTATCTCCGCGAGACGGGCGTCGAGATGGACGACGCCGGTTATCTCACCACCGCGGGCGGTACGGGCGGCGGCCAGACCCACACGGACGTCCCCGGTATCTTCGGCGCTGGCGACGTGGTCGATCACCACTACCAGCAGGCCGTGACCGCCGCCGGCATGGGGAGCAAGGCCGCCCTCGACGCCGACACGTATCTCGAAACTCATACTGACGAAGCGCAGACGGCACCGCTGGCCGAATCCGACGACTAA
- a CDS encoding 2,5-diamino-6-(ribosylamino)-4(3H)-pyrimidinone 5'-phosphate reductase has translation MHVVANAAMSADGKLSSRRREQVVISGPDDFARVDALRASCDAVLVGGGTVHADDPHLTVEDPDLRADRREAGKPPHPARVVVDTRARTPPDGRVLDDAAVSYVLVGESAPEDRRTVLRDAGAELLVAGDERVDLAAGVAALEDEGIDRLLVEGGGEILFSAFEARIVDELSIFVGSLLIGGRDAPTLADGTGFVDEFPDLDLEDVERVDDGVLCRYAVE, from the coding sequence ATGCACGTCGTGGCCAACGCGGCGATGAGCGCCGACGGCAAACTCTCCTCGCGCCGGCGCGAGCAGGTCGTCATCAGCGGGCCCGACGATTTCGCGCGCGTCGACGCGCTTCGGGCGTCCTGCGACGCAGTGCTCGTCGGCGGCGGGACGGTACACGCCGACGATCCCCATCTCACCGTCGAGGATCCCGACCTGCGCGCCGACCGCCGTGAGGCCGGCAAACCACCCCACCCCGCGCGCGTGGTCGTCGACACGCGTGCTCGTACACCGCCGGACGGCCGCGTGCTCGACGACGCCGCCGTGAGCTACGTGCTGGTCGGCGAATCGGCACCCGAAGATCGACGCACTGTGCTTCGAGACGCTGGTGCGGAACTCCTCGTCGCCGGCGACGAACGGGTCGATCTCGCGGCGGGGGTCGCCGCGCTCGAAGACGAGGGGATCGATCGACTGCTCGTCGAGGGTGGCGGCGAAATTCTGTTTTCGGCGTTCGAGGCGAGAATCGTCGACGAATTATCGATCTTCGTCGGCTCGCTCCTGATCGGCGGTCGCGATGCGCCGACGCTCGCCGACGGTACGGGGTTCGTCGACGAGTTTCCTGACCTCGACCTCGAAGACGTCGAGCGCGTCGACGACGGCGTGCTGTGTCGCTACGCCGTCGAGTAA
- a CDS encoding ArsR/SmtB family transcription factor yields MEAVLWYVLTGTRGGTNRVRILQALDERPRNANRLAEELDLDYKTVRHHLDVLEENNVLKNSGDDYGAVYLPTEQARHHWETIEEIIDEVN; encoded by the coding sequence ATGGAGGCCGTTCTGTGGTACGTGCTGACCGGAACACGCGGCGGCACGAACCGCGTGCGTATCCTCCAAGCGCTCGACGAACGGCCGCGCAACGCCAACCGTCTCGCCGAAGAACTGGATCTCGATTACAAAACCGTCCGTCATCATCTCGACGTGCTGGAGGAGAACAACGTTCTCAAAAACAGCGGTGACGACTACGGTGCGGTCTATCTCCCGACCGAGCAGGCGCGCCATCACTGGGAGACGATCGAGGAAATCATCGACGAGGTGAACTGA
- a CDS encoding metallophosphoesterase produces MGGKGRVEPIPSEPAAVVECGERVLCIADYHAGLEAALRWEGVSLPSQADERREHVLSLVETTAAERVVFLGDLAHSIGGSRGDEREELETLLSALAERVPVTLVKGNHDGEIESLAEEFGVAVTPTDGIRVGGVGFAHGHTWPSGRVLEADVVCVGHEHPTVRLEDEVGGSRAERAWLRGSLAPEPFEDHHDTELAIDGELVVFPSFNDLSGGTWVNVEGQEFLAPFLPDGLADGEAYLLDGTRLGAYRRL; encoded by the coding sequence ATGGGCGGGAAGGGTCGCGTCGAGCCGATTCCGAGCGAACCGGCGGCCGTCGTCGAGTGCGGCGAACGCGTGCTCTGCATCGCGGACTACCACGCCGGGCTCGAAGCCGCGCTCCGGTGGGAGGGCGTCTCGCTGCCGAGCCAGGCCGACGAACGCCGCGAGCACGTGCTCTCGCTCGTCGAGACGACGGCAGCTGAACGGGTCGTGTTCCTTGGCGATCTCGCACACTCGATCGGCGGTTCACGGGGCGACGAGCGCGAGGAGCTCGAAACGCTGCTGTCCGCGCTCGCCGAGCGCGTTCCGGTCACGCTCGTCAAGGGCAACCACGACGGCGAGATCGAATCGCTCGCCGAGGAGTTCGGCGTGGCCGTGACGCCGACAGACGGCATCCGTGTCGGCGGCGTGGGATTCGCCCACGGACACACCTGGCCGAGCGGGCGTGTACTCGAAGCGGATGTGGTCTGTGTCGGCCACGAACACCCGACCGTCCGGCTCGAAGACGAGGTGGGCGGGAGCCGGGCCGAGCGCGCGTGGCTCCGCGGGTCGCTCGCGCCGGAGCCGTTCGAGGACCACCACGACACCGAGTTGGCGATCGACGGCGAACTCGTGGTGTTCCCGTCGTTCAACGATCTCTCCGGTGGGACGTGGGTGAACGTCGAGGGTCAGGAGTTCCTCGCGCCGTTTCTCCCCGATGGGCTCGCCGATGGCGAGGCGTATCTGCTCGACGGGACGCGTCTCGGCGCGTATCGGCGGCTCTGA
- a CDS encoding DUF357 domain-containing protein, translating to MPADLAEKTDRYERLLADALDAATIAPPVGTPLAESAADYREMARSYLEDGRHFRANEDPVNALAAFSYGHAWLDAGARIGLFSVPDEGDLFTV from the coding sequence ATGCCGGCAGATCTCGCGGAGAAGACCGACCGATACGAACGGCTGCTCGCCGACGCGCTCGATGCAGCGACGATCGCGCCGCCTGTGGGGACGCCGCTTGCCGAGTCCGCCGCCGATTACCGGGAGATGGCGCGCTCGTATCTGGAGGACGGGCGACATTTCCGTGCCAACGAGGACCCGGTGAACGCGCTCGCGGCGTTTTCGTACGGTCACGCGTGGCTCGACGCCGGTGCGCGCATTGGGCTGTTTTCGGTGCCGGACGAGGGTGATCTCTTCACGGTCTGA
- a CDS encoding Single-stranded DNA binding protein, whose translation MTLDDHAEELASALGVDKEEVKADLQNLVEYSVPIDEAKSSLRRKYGDDGGDGAPTSKPIDDVSTGDGSVTVRGRVLTVGKRSIRYQGDELVIFEGELADESGKISYTAWDDFELAPGDTIEAHGAGVREWEGDPELNLGSETTVAFADEPLDIPYEIGGKSTLAELVPGDRGRTLAVRVAEVEEKVIDGRDGETKILSGVVADESGRLPFTDWNPHDGIDEDASIRIENAYVREFRGVPSVNVAEFSTIEPLDETIEGGENAPRMSVHEAIATGGLFDVTVTGSLLAVRDGSGLIQRCPECGRVIQRGECRAHGDVDGEDDLRVKAIVDDGTASLTAVLDTDLTAAIYGGDVEDAREAARDAMDQEVVADEIRESIVGHEFRIRGTLSIDDYGANLEATEFAPRDDDPAEHARTLLAEADDAGDAEVAE comes from the coding sequence ATGACACTCGACGATCATGCCGAGGAGCTCGCCTCCGCCCTCGGCGTCGACAAAGAGGAGGTCAAAGCGGATCTGCAGAACCTGGTGGAGTACAGCGTGCCGATCGACGAGGCCAAGAGCAGCCTCCGGCGGAAGTACGGCGACGACGGGGGTGACGGAGCCCCGACGAGCAAGCCCATCGACGACGTCTCGACGGGCGACGGCTCGGTGACGGTTCGCGGGCGAGTGCTCACGGTCGGCAAGCGTTCGATCCGCTATCAGGGCGACGAGCTCGTGATCTTCGAGGGTGAGCTCGCCGACGAATCGGGCAAAATCTCCTACACAGCGTGGGACGACTTCGAGCTCGCGCCGGGCGACACGATCGAAGCGCACGGGGCCGGCGTCCGCGAGTGGGAGGGCGACCCCGAGCTCAACCTCGGCTCCGAGACGACGGTCGCGTTCGCCGACGAGCCCCTCGACATCCCGTACGAGATCGGTGGCAAAAGCACGCTCGCTGAGCTCGTGCCGGGTGATCGCGGGCGCACGCTCGCCGTTCGCGTCGCCGAGGTCGAGGAGAAGGTCATCGACGGGCGCGACGGCGAAACCAAAATTCTGAGCGGCGTCGTCGCCGACGAGTCGGGACGACTCCCGTTCACCGACTGGAACCCCCACGACGGGATCGACGAGGACGCCTCGATCCGCATCGAGAACGCCTACGTCCGCGAATTTCGTGGAGTTCCCTCGGTGAACGTCGCCGAGTTCTCGACGATCGAGCCGCTCGACGAGACGATCGAGGGCGGCGAGAACGCCCCACGGATGAGCGTCCACGAGGCGATCGCCACCGGCGGCCTCTTCGACGTAACGGTCACCGGCAGCCTGCTCGCGGTCCGGGACGGCTCCGGGCTCATCCAGCGCTGTCCGGAGTGTGGGCGCGTCATCCAGCGGGGTGAGTGCCGCGCCCACGGCGACGTCGACGGCGAGGACGACCTGCGCGTGAAGGCCATCGTCGACGACGGCACGGCATCGCTCACGGCCGTGCTCGACACCGATCTCACCGCAGCGATCTACGGTGGCGACGTCGAGGACGCGCGCGAAGCCGCCAGGGACGCGATGGATCAGGAAGTGGTGGCCGACGAGATCCGCGAGTCGATCGTCGGCCACGAGTTCCGCATACGGGGCACACTCTCGATCGACGACTACGGCGCGAACCTGGAAGCGACCGAGTTCGCGCCCCGTGACGACGACCCCGCTGAGCACGCACGAACGCTGCTCGCCGAGGCTGACGACGCGGGCGATGCGGAGGTAGCCGAATGA